The Elaeis guineensis isolate ETL-2024a chromosome 13, EG11, whole genome shotgun sequence genome includes a region encoding these proteins:
- the LOC105056345 gene encoding protein MOTHER of FT and TFL1 homolog 1, with translation MASCVDPLVVGRVIGEVVDLFVPTMSMSVNYGSKHVNNGCDMKPSMAINPPTVQITGRGSDLYTLVMTDPDAPSPSEPTMREWLHWVVVNIPGGTDPSQGEEVVPYMGPRPPVGIHRYVLVLFQQKSRFSMGIGLSLPASRANFNTRAFAAQRDLGLPVAVVYFNAQKEPANRRR, from the exons ATGGCCAGCTGTGTGGATCCCCTTGTGGTAGGGAGAGTGATAGGTGAGGTGGTGGATCTCTTTGTTCCCACCATGAGCATGTCTGTGAACTACGGATCAAAGCATGTCAACAACGGCTGTGACATGAAGCCATCGATGGCCATCAACCCTCCGACGGTCCAGATCACAGGCCGGGGATCTGATCTCTATACCCTG GTCATGACTGATCCCGATGCACCCAGTCCTAGTGAACCTACTATGAGGGAGTGGCTCCACTG GGTGGTCGTTAATATACCTGGTGGAACAGATCCCTCCCAAG GAGAGGAGGTGGTGCCGTACATGGGACCGCGGCCGCCGGTGGGCATCCACCGCTACGTTCTGGTGCTTTTCCAGCAGAAGTCGAGGTTCTCAATGGGGATAGGGCTGTCTCTGCCGGCGTCCCGTGCCAACTTCAACACCCGTGCCTTCGCCGCCCAGCGTGACCTCGGCCTCCCCGTTGCCGTCGTCTACTTTAATGCCCAGAAGGAGCCCGCCAACCGCCGCCGCTGA